A single region of the Ancylobacter novellus DSM 506 genome encodes:
- a CDS encoding acetamidase/formamidase family protein, whose amino-acid sequence MSWLETSLMARKGLARGKAGASHSLTEAEQGTYHYVYGPYVDPVLRVEPGAVVAAETHDAFEGKIKHDTDNPLDILNFPYLNPQNGPIFVNGAEKGDTLAVYIKNIVPRGEQPVGTTLIMPEFGGLVPTKDTAMLNQALPVKVKKLHVDAETGTKWNDKITLPYVPFIGTIGTSPEIEAITSLQPDYYGGNMDLPDVGIGAVIYLPVNTKGALLYLGDCHATQGDGELCGVALEHPTVTTIQIDLIKGWTIHTPRLETEDFIMSIGSTRPMEDATRMAYRDLIRWMASDYGFDEVEAYMLLTQCGRVRLGNMVDPKYTMGASILKSYLR is encoded by the coding sequence CGGGCGCCTCCCACTCGCTCACCGAGGCGGAGCAGGGCACGTACCACTATGTTTACGGCCCCTATGTCGATCCGGTCTTGAGGGTCGAGCCCGGCGCAGTGGTCGCGGCCGAGACCCACGACGCCTTCGAGGGCAAGATCAAGCACGATACGGATAACCCCCTCGACATCCTGAACTTCCCCTATCTCAACCCGCAGAACGGCCCGATCTTCGTCAACGGCGCGGAGAAGGGCGACACGCTCGCGGTCTACATCAAGAACATCGTGCCGCGCGGCGAGCAGCCGGTCGGCACCACGCTGATCATGCCGGAGTTCGGCGGCCTGGTGCCGACCAAGGACACGGCGATGCTCAACCAGGCGCTGCCGGTCAAGGTCAAGAAGCTCCACGTCGACGCCGAGACCGGCACCAAGTGGAACGACAAGATCACCCTGCCCTACGTGCCGTTCATCGGAACCATCGGCACCTCGCCGGAGATCGAGGCGATCACCTCGCTGCAGCCGGACTATTATGGCGGCAACATGGACCTGCCCGATGTCGGCATCGGCGCGGTGATCTACCTGCCGGTCAACACCAAGGGCGCGCTGCTCTATCTCGGCGACTGCCACGCCACCCAGGGCGACGGCGAATTGTGCGGCGTCGCGCTGGAGCACCCCACCGTCACCACCATCCAGATCGACCTGATCAAGGGCTGGACCATCCACACGCCGCGGCTGGAGACCGAAGACTTCATCATGTCCATCGGCTCGACCCGCCCGATGGAGGACGCCACCCGCATGGCCTATCGCGACCTCATCCGCTGGATGGCGAGCGACTACGGCTTCGACGAGGTCGAGGCCTACATGCTGCTGACCCAGTGCGGCCGCGTGCGCCTCGGCAACATGGTCGACCCGAAATACACGATGGGCGCGTCGATCCTTAAGTCCTACCTCCGCTAG
- a CDS encoding MarR family winged helix-turn-helix transcriptional regulator, producing the protein MNDIETLRRLLTAQLLQAGRQWRRIAEKELEKLGISEACAAPLLWTGRLGGGVRQVTLASYVGIEGPSLVRLLDQLAAADLIVRRDDPTDRRAKTIWLTDEGERLSGRIEELLVDLRGQVLADVGKADLEATLRVLKAFDEASIRAATEEVVP; encoded by the coding sequence ATGAACGATATCGAGACCCTCCGCCGCCTCCTCACGGCCCAGCTCCTCCAGGCGGGCCGGCAGTGGCGGCGCATCGCCGAGAAGGAGCTGGAAAAGCTCGGCATCTCCGAGGCCTGCGCCGCGCCCCTGCTCTGGACCGGGCGTCTCGGCGGCGGCGTACGGCAAGTGACGCTCGCCTCCTATGTCGGCATCGAGGGTCCCTCGCTGGTGCGCCTGCTCGACCAGCTCGCCGCGGCCGACCTCATCGTGCGCAGGGACGACCCCACCGACCGGCGCGCCAAGACCATCTGGCTGACGGACGAGGGCGAACGCCTGAGCGGACGCATCGAGGAACTGCTCGTCGACTTGCGCGGCCAGGTGCTCGCCGATGTCGGCAAGGCCGATCTCGAAGCGACGCTGCGCGTGCTGAAGGCCTTCGACGAGGCCTCCATCCGCGCCGCGACGGAGGAGGTCGTGCCGTGA
- a CDS encoding FUSC family protein: protein MSLPSWRDWLFSGKAFLASMLALYIALAFDLPRPYWAMAAVYVVANPLAGATSSKGLYRALGTLIGAAAAVFFVPLFVNAPEMLSLVVALWTGCLLYISMLDRTPRSYVFMLAGYSLPLIALPEVNTPGAIFDVALARSEEIIIGITCASIVGAVVFPTSVGTALSARISTWLDDAAGWAGEILRGEGALPATPLRRQKLAADIGGLDLIISQLSYDAATRDATRHARELRGRLLMLLPLLSSLADRLHALKDAESRLPPDLSALLVRAAEWLTQDRGDAPDRTDVLIAEIAAVRPEGPADWQELILASALDRLREIVELWSDCLGLRAAIEKGGHAGAWHPRFRHRRVVARARHYDYGLLLFSAGSCVLATLVISAFWISSGWANGASAVMMTAVACSFFAAMDRPAPFIRMMTFWSAASLIVSGIYLFGILPFVHDFEMLVLVFAPPFLLLGILIPRPQYNMLAMLLAVNTASFVALQNRYGVDFTVFANEGLAAVTGLGFALAWTILTRPFGAELAARRLVRAGWSDLAETAEGAHRQDQERLAGRMLDRLGQLVPRLAAIEDRELAKVDGFAEVRVGFNILELQKVRRRLDPAGRAAVETVLEGVADLYRRRVARRGFTEPSAELCAALDEALHRSAEQVGAYGRRAVDALVGLRRVFFPATPGPSGDFAPREHGRPFLMAAE, encoded by the coding sequence GTGAGCCTGCCCTCCTGGCGGGACTGGCTGTTCTCGGGAAAGGCCTTCCTCGCCTCCATGCTGGCGCTCTACATCGCGCTCGCCTTCGACCTGCCCCGGCCCTACTGGGCGATGGCGGCGGTCTATGTCGTCGCCAATCCGCTCGCCGGCGCCACCAGCTCGAAGGGGCTGTACCGCGCCCTCGGCACGCTCATCGGCGCCGCGGCGGCGGTGTTCTTCGTGCCGCTCTTCGTCAATGCGCCGGAAATGCTCAGCCTCGTCGTGGCGCTGTGGACCGGCTGCCTGCTCTACATCTCCATGCTCGACCGCACGCCGCGCAGCTACGTGTTCATGCTGGCGGGCTACAGCCTGCCGCTGATCGCGCTGCCGGAGGTGAACACGCCCGGGGCGATCTTCGACGTCGCGCTGGCGCGGAGCGAGGAGATCATCATCGGCATCACCTGCGCCAGCATCGTCGGCGCGGTGGTGTTCCCGACCAGCGTCGGCACGGCGCTTTCCGCGCGCATCTCCACCTGGCTCGACGACGCCGCGGGCTGGGCGGGGGAGATCCTGCGCGGCGAGGGCGCGCTGCCGGCAACGCCGCTGCGCCGGCAGAAGCTCGCCGCCGATATCGGCGGCCTCGACCTCATCATCAGCCAGCTCTCCTACGATGCGGCGACGCGCGACGCGACCCGCCATGCGCGCGAGCTGCGCGGGCGGCTGCTCATGCTGCTGCCGCTGCTCTCTTCGCTCGCCGACCGCCTCCATGCGCTGAAGGACGCGGAAAGCCGCCTCCCGCCCGATCTCTCTGCGCTTCTCGTGCGGGCCGCCGAATGGCTGACGCAGGACCGCGGCGACGCGCCGGACCGCACTGATGTCCTCATCGCCGAGATCGCCGCCGTGCGGCCGGAGGGGCCGGCAGACTGGCAGGAGCTCATCCTCGCCAGCGCGCTCGACCGACTGCGCGAGATCGTCGAGCTCTGGAGCGATTGCCTCGGCCTGCGCGCCGCCATCGAAAAGGGCGGCCATGCCGGCGCCTGGCATCCGCGATTCCGCCATCGCCGCGTGGTGGCGCGGGCGCGCCACTACGACTATGGCCTCCTGCTGTTCTCGGCCGGTTCCTGCGTCCTCGCCACTCTCGTCATCAGCGCCTTCTGGATCTCCAGCGGCTGGGCCAACGGTGCCAGCGCGGTGATGATGACGGCCGTCGCCTGCTCCTTCTTCGCGGCCATGGACCGGCCGGCGCCGTTCATCCGCATGATGACCTTCTGGTCCGCCGCCAGCCTCATCGTTTCGGGCATCTATCTGTTCGGCATCCTGCCCTTCGTGCACGATTTCGAGATGCTGGTGCTGGTGTTCGCGCCGCCCTTCCTGCTGCTCGGCATCCTCATCCCGCGGCCGCAATACAACATGCTGGCCATGCTGCTGGCGGTGAACACCGCGTCCTTCGTCGCGCTGCAGAACCGCTATGGCGTCGACTTCACCGTGTTCGCCAATGAGGGGCTGGCGGCGGTGACCGGCCTCGGCTTCGCGCTGGCGTGGACGATCCTCACGCGGCCCTTCGGCGCGGAGCTGGCGGCACGGCGTCTCGTCCGGGCGGGATGGTCCGACCTTGCCGAGACTGCGGAAGGCGCGCACCGGCAGGATCAGGAGCGCCTCGCCGGCCGCATGCTGGACCGGCTCGGCCAGCTCGTGCCGCGCCTCGCCGCCATCGAGGATCGGGAGCTCGCCAAGGTCGACGGCTTCGCCGAGGTCCGCGTCGGCTTCAACATCCTCGAACTGCAGAAGGTGCGGCGCCGCCTCGACCCGGCCGGCCGGGCCGCGGTCGAAACCGTGCTGGAAGGCGTGGCCGACCTCTATCGCCGGCGCGTGGCGCGGCGCGGCTTCACCGAGCCGTCGGCCGAGCTGTGCGCCGCGCTCGACGAGGCGCTGCACCGCTCGGCCGAGCAGGTGGGCGCCTATGGCCGCCGTGCCGTCGATGCCCTGGTTGGGCTGCGCCGGGTGTTCTTCCCCGCCACGCCCGGTCCGTCCGGTGACTTCGCGCCGCGCGAGCATGGCCGGCCGTTCCTCATGGCCGCGGAGTAG
- a CDS encoding DUF1656 domain-containing protein yields the protein MSGEIDIYGVYIPNLLALALATLVVSLVVRRGLAYLGVYGFVWHRGLFDVALYVVLLQGMSLLSRWWLS from the coding sequence ATGTCCGGCGAAATCGATATCTACGGCGTCTACATACCCAACCTGCTGGCCCTCGCGCTGGCGACGCTGGTCGTCAGCCTCGTCGTGCGTCGCGGGCTCGCCTATCTCGGCGTCTACGGCTTCGTGTGGCATCGCGGGCTGTTCGACGTCGCCCTCTATGTCGTCCTGCTGCAGGGCATGTCCCTGCTGTCCCGATGGTGGCTGTCATGA
- a CDS encoding HlyD family secretion protein, producing MTFSLRGAVRVGITLLVLLAAVSAGHELWAHYMDEPWTRDAKVRADIVGVAPDVSGFVSEVLVRDNQAVKQGDVLFRIDRARFAIALEQAEAAVEGRKATLEQARRDRERYEQLKDVVSQQKTEQARMQEAEAAMAHRQALADRDLARLNLERSEVKASVNGTITNLSLRPGDYITAGTPEMALVDTDSLRIEGYFEETKLARISVGAPVTIRLMGQPAALEGHVESIAAGIEDRERTVGNGLLANINPTFNWVRLAQRVPVRIALDNVPDDARLVAGLTATVVVR from the coding sequence ATGACCTTCTCCCTGCGCGGCGCGGTCCGCGTCGGCATCACGCTCCTCGTCCTCCTCGCGGCCGTCAGTGCCGGGCACGAGCTCTGGGCGCATTACATGGACGAGCCCTGGACGCGCGACGCCAAGGTGCGCGCCGACATCGTCGGCGTGGCGCCGGACGTCTCCGGCTTCGTCAGCGAGGTGCTGGTGCGCGACAACCAGGCGGTGAAGCAGGGCGACGTGCTGTTCCGCATCGACCGCGCCCGCTTCGCCATCGCGCTGGAGCAGGCCGAAGCCGCCGTCGAGGGACGCAAGGCGACGCTCGAACAGGCCCGGCGCGACCGCGAGCGCTACGAGCAGCTCAAGGACGTCGTCTCGCAGCAGAAGACCGAGCAGGCGCGCATGCAGGAGGCCGAGGCCGCGATGGCCCATCGGCAGGCGCTGGCCGACCGCGACCTCGCCAGGCTCAACCTGGAGCGCTCTGAGGTGAAGGCCTCGGTCAACGGCACCATCACCAATCTGAGCCTGCGGCCGGGCGACTACATCACCGCGGGCACGCCGGAGATGGCGCTCGTCGACACCGACTCGCTGCGGATCGAAGGCTATTTCGAGGAGACCAAGCTGGCGCGCATCAGCGTCGGTGCTCCCGTCACCATCCGGCTGATGGGGCAGCCGGCGGCGCTGGAAGGCCATGTGGAGAGCATCGCCGCCGGCATAGAGGACCGCGAGCGCACGGTCGGCAACGGCCTCCTCGCCAATATCAACCCGACCTTCAACTGGGTCCGCCTCGCCCAGCGCGTGCCGGTGCGCATCGCCCTCGACAACGTGCCGGACGATGCGCGGCTAGTCGCTGGGCTCACGGCCACCGTGGTGGTGCGGTAG
- a CDS encoding HpcH/HpaI aldolase family protein gives MELPANHFKRGIYAGEQQLGLWCSLASNLTVEILAGSGYDWLLIDTEHSPNELNMVFSQLQACMENKVQPIVRPPVTDAIWAKRYLDAGVQSFLFPMVETAEQAAAAVSYTRYPPEGVRGFAAASRASRFGRVKDYYSRAHEEICVLVQIESRLGMENLEAICAVPGIDGVFIGPGDLSADIGYLGDQGNEAVVTLIEGLVGRIVKAGNRSGILTGDEGLARRYIAAGNIFTAVGSDAGLLARGSEALARKFR, from the coding sequence GTGGAACTGCCTGCCAATCACTTCAAGCGCGGCATCTATGCCGGGGAACAGCAGCTCGGCCTCTGGTGCAGCCTCGCCAGCAACCTCACCGTCGAGATCCTCGCCGGCTCCGGCTACGACTGGCTGCTGATCGACACCGAGCACTCGCCCAACGAGCTGAACATGGTGTTCTCGCAGTTGCAGGCCTGCATGGAGAACAAGGTTCAGCCGATCGTCCGCCCGCCGGTCACCGACGCGATCTGGGCGAAGCGCTATCTCGACGCGGGCGTGCAAAGCTTCCTCTTCCCGATGGTCGAGACGGCCGAGCAGGCGGCGGCCGCGGTCTCCTACACCCGCTATCCGCCCGAGGGCGTCCGCGGCTTCGCGGCGGCCTCGCGCGCCTCGCGCTTCGGGCGCGTGAAGGACTATTACAGTCGCGCCCATGAGGAGATCTGCGTGCTCGTGCAGATCGAATCCAGGCTGGGCATGGAGAATCTGGAGGCGATCTGCGCGGTGCCGGGGATCGACGGCGTTTTCATCGGGCCGGGCGACCTCTCCGCCGACATCGGCTATCTCGGCGACCAGGGCAACGAGGCGGTGGTCACGCTGATCGAAGGGCTGGTCGGGCGCATCGTGAAGGCGGGCAACCGCTCCGGCATCCTCACCGGCGACGAAGGTCTCGCGCGCCGCTACATCGCCGCCGGCAACATCTTCACGGCGGTGGGTTCCGACGCCGGGCTGCTGGCACGCGGCTCGGAAGCGCTGGCGCGCAAGTTCCGCTGA
- the araD gene encoding L-arabinonate dehydratase, giving the protein MNAYAKTDTRKTPETLRSARYFAHDDLRSFGHRSRLRQMGYAPEDWVGKPVIGILNTWSDFNPCHGHFKSRVEDVKRGVLQAGGFPLELPVHSASETFLKPTSMLYRNMAAMEVEEGIRAHPIDGAVLMGGCDKSTPALLMGATSAGVPAIYLPAGPMLRGNWKGRTLGSGSDAWKFWDERRAGAIDEKAWNEIEGGIARSFGHCMTMGTASTMTAIADALGMTLPGASSIPAADAGHNRMAAACGRRIVEMVWEDLVPARVLTRPAFENAITVAMAMGCSTNAIIHLIAQARRAGVNIGLDDFDRASRIVPVIANVRPSGDVYLMEDFFFAGGLPALMSRLTDHLHLDALTVTGRTLGENIAGAQVHDDDVIRTVDNPIYAEGALAVLRGNLAPEGCVIKPSACAPHLRVHTGPALVFDDYPSLKAAIDDESLDVTPDHVLVLRNAGPLGGPGMPEWGMLPIPKKLVKQGVRDMLRISDSRMSGTSYGACILHVSPESYVGGPLALLQTGDLVRVDVPARSIDMLVAEDALERRRAALVPPPPHYERGYGWMFSRHIRQAHEGCDFDFLETSFGAPVGEPSIY; this is encoded by the coding sequence ATGAACGCTTACGCCAAGACCGACACGCGCAAGACGCCGGAGACGCTGCGCAGCGCGCGCTATTTCGCCCATGACGATCTGCGCAGCTTCGGCCATCGCTCGCGCCTGCGGCAGATGGGCTACGCGCCGGAGGACTGGGTGGGCAAGCCCGTCATCGGCATCCTCAACACCTGGTCCGACTTCAACCCCTGCCACGGGCACTTCAAGTCGCGGGTGGAGGACGTCAAGCGCGGCGTGTTGCAGGCCGGCGGCTTCCCGCTGGAGCTGCCGGTGCATTCGGCCTCGGAGACTTTCCTCAAGCCGACCTCGATGCTCTACCGCAACATGGCGGCGATGGAGGTGGAGGAGGGCATCCGCGCCCATCCGATCGACGGCGCGGTGCTGATGGGCGGCTGCGACAAGAGCACGCCGGCGCTGCTCATGGGCGCGACCAGCGCCGGTGTCCCCGCCATCTACCTGCCGGCCGGGCCCATGCTGCGCGGCAACTGGAAGGGCCGGACCCTGGGATCGGGCTCCGACGCCTGGAAGTTCTGGGACGAGCGGCGCGCCGGCGCGATCGACGAGAAGGCCTGGAACGAGATCGAGGGCGGCATCGCCCGGTCCTTCGGCCATTGCATGACCATGGGCACCGCCTCGACCATGACCGCCATCGCCGACGCACTCGGCATGACGCTGCCCGGCGCCTCCTCCATTCCCGCCGCCGATGCCGGCCACAACCGCATGGCCGCCGCCTGCGGGCGGCGCATCGTGGAGATGGTGTGGGAGGACCTCGTCCCCGCACGCGTCCTCACCCGACCCGCCTTCGAGAACGCGATCACCGTCGCCATGGCGATGGGCTGCTCGACCAACGCCATCATCCATCTGATCGCGCAGGCGCGCCGTGCCGGCGTCAACATCGGGCTGGACGATTTCGACCGGGCGAGCCGGATCGTCCCGGTCATCGCCAATGTCCGCCCCTCGGGCGACGTCTACCTGATGGAGGACTTCTTCTTCGCCGGCGGCCTGCCGGCGCTGATGAGCCGGCTGACCGACCATCTTCATCTCGATGCGCTCACCGTCACCGGCCGCACGCTCGGCGAGAACATCGCCGGCGCGCAGGTGCATGACGACGACGTCATCCGCACCGTCGACAACCCGATCTATGCCGAGGGTGCGCTCGCCGTGCTGCGCGGCAATCTCGCTCCCGAGGGCTGCGTCATCAAGCCGAGCGCCTGCGCGCCGCATCTGCGGGTGCACACCGGCCCGGCGCTGGTGTTCGACGACTATCCCAGCCTGAAGGCGGCGATCGACGACGAGAGCCTCGACGTCACGCCCGACCATGTGCTGGTGCTGCGCAATGCCGGCCCGCTGGGCGGGCCCGGCATGCCGGAATGGGGCATGCTGCCCATCCCGAAGAAGCTGGTGAAGCAGGGCGTGCGCGACATGCTGCGCATCTCCGACTCGCGCATGAGCGGCACGAGCTATGGCGCCTGCATCCTCCATGTCTCGCCGGAGAGCTATGTCGGCGGCCCGCTGGCGCTGCTGCAAACGGGCGATCTGGTGCGGGTGGATGTGCCCGCCCGCAGCATCGACATGCTGGTCGCCGAGGACGCGCTGGAGCGGCGCCGCGCCGCGCTGGTTCCGCCGCCGCCGCATTACGAGCGCGGCTATGGCTGGATGTTCTCGCGCCACATCCGCCAGGCGCATGAGGGCTGCGACTTCGACTTCCTGGAAACCTCGTTCGGCGCCCCTGTGGGCGAGCCGTCCATTTACTGA
- a CDS encoding Bug family tripartite tricarboxylate transporter substrate binding protein, whose amino-acid sequence MSHLKIAPLALVAALCVGSAAAPALAQSFPDRPLTVVVPFPPGGASDSTARLLLPKMQEKLGQPVVVDNRPGANGATGAQHVKNSPADGYTLLVGSIGVYAINPALNPKLGYAPGKDFDLLTVAVRTPNVLVANPNFPANTVQELVAYLKKNPDKVTFASSGAGSSDHLTAALFWQQTGTTGIHVPYKGGGPAIADLIAGHSDVSFQNLGAVASHIKAGKLKVLGVTAAARNPVLPDVPTMKEAGVDGLDVYSWQAAAAPKGLPPEVSKKVVDAFAAALADPAVKEKFNGLGFEVVANTPEQFAAFQKAEEERWRQVVSDGKIASQ is encoded by the coding sequence ATGTCCCATCTCAAGATCGCTCCGCTGGCGCTGGTTGCGGCGCTCTGCGTCGGCTCTGCCGCCGCGCCTGCCCTCGCTCAGTCATTTCCCGACCGGCCGTTGACCGTCGTGGTGCCGTTCCCGCCGGGCGGCGCCTCGGACAGCACGGCCCGCCTGCTCCTGCCGAAGATGCAGGAGAAGCTCGGCCAGCCCGTCGTGGTCGACAATCGCCCCGGCGCGAATGGCGCCACCGGCGCGCAGCATGTGAAGAACTCGCCCGCCGACGGCTACACGCTGCTGGTCGGCTCGATCGGCGTCTACGCCATCAATCCCGCGCTCAATCCCAAGCTCGGCTATGCGCCGGGCAAGGACTTCGACCTGCTCACCGTGGCGGTGCGCACGCCGAACGTGCTGGTCGCCAACCCGAATTTCCCGGCCAACACGGTGCAGGAGCTGGTGGCGTATCTGAAGAAGAACCCGGACAAGGTGACATTCGCCTCCTCCGGCGCCGGCTCGTCGGATCATCTGACGGCGGCGCTGTTCTGGCAGCAGACCGGCACCACGGGCATCCATGTTCCCTACAAGGGCGGCGGGCCGGCCATCGCCGATCTCATTGCCGGCCACTCCGACGTGTCGTTCCAGAACCTCGGGGCAGTGGCGAGCCACATCAAGGCCGGCAAGCTGAAGGTGCTCGGCGTCACCGCCGCGGCGCGCAACCCGGTGCTGCCGGACGTTCCGACGATGAAGGAGGCCGGTGTCGATGGCCTCGACGTCTATTCCTGGCAGGCGGCCGCGGCGCCGAAGGGACTGCCGCCCGAGGTGAGCAAGAAGGTGGTCGACGCCTTTGCCGCCGCGCTCGCCGATCCGGCGGTCAAGGAGAAGTTCAACGGCCTCGGCTTCGAGGTCGTCGCCAACACGCCCGAGCAGTTCGCCGCCTTCCAGAAGGCGGAGGAGGAGCGCTGGCGCCAGGTGGTGTCGGACGGAAAGATCGCCAGCCAGTGA
- a CDS encoding GntR family transcriptional regulator — protein MDTPTRLRPTRDPSRHAAPQVFDYLRERIIALELPPGTLISRTELQELFGFSSTPVRDALLKLQEESLVEIFPQHATVVSPIDLKLARQAHFLRRSIEQEAVRTIALMDERAEVVRRLETVIDVQAALLARGDLPGFENADREFHRIFFETVGVPELWKMSRRYSGHIDRIRRLHLPMPGKAPQVIADHRAIVAGIAAGDVPAAQGALREHLSKSLAFTPDLRARWPDYFRD, from the coding sequence ATGGACACCCCGACCCGCCTGCGCCCCACGCGCGACCCCTCCCGCCACGCCGCTCCGCAGGTCTTCGATTATCTGCGCGAACGCATCATCGCACTGGAGCTGCCGCCCGGGACGCTGATCTCGCGTACCGAGCTGCAGGAGCTGTTCGGGTTCTCCTCCACGCCGGTACGCGACGCGCTGCTGAAGCTGCAGGAGGAATCGCTCGTCGAGATCTTCCCGCAACACGCCACAGTGGTGAGCCCGATCGACTTGAAGCTCGCCCGGCAGGCGCATTTCCTGCGCCGGTCCATCGAGCAGGAGGCGGTGCGCACCATCGCCCTGATGGATGAGCGCGCGGAGGTGGTGCGGCGGCTGGAGACGGTGATCGACGTCCAGGCCGCGCTGCTGGCCCGCGGCGACCTACCGGGCTTCGAGAATGCCGACCGCGAATTCCACCGCATCTTCTTCGAGACCGTCGGCGTGCCGGAGCTCTGGAAGATGAGCCGCCGCTATTCCGGCCATATCGACCGCATCCGCCGGCTGCACCTGCCCATGCCCGGCAAGGCACCGCAGGTGATCGCAGATCATCGCGCCATCGTGGCGGGCATCGCCGCGGGCGACGTGCCGGCGGCGCAGGGCGCGCTGCGCGAACACCTGTCGAAGTCGCTCGCCTTCACCCCAGACCTGCGGGCGCGCTGGCCGGACTATTTTCGCGACTGA
- a CDS encoding DUF1028 domain-containing protein, with protein MTFSIVARCPTTGRLGVAVATAVPAVGSMCPFTGAGTGAVSTQSWVNPYLALDVLDAIAGGQSALAAMEAVLAGDGSRELRQIGVVDGAGAAAAFTGADCTPWCGQEVGDGFAVQGNMLTGPEVIAAMAAAFRAGEGMPLDERLMRAMEAGDAAGGDKRGRQSASLRIQGEEAYPALDLRVDEHRQPVMELRRVLEIARLQLVPFVEGMPRRGVPPGPAPAEVTAMLALAPPDRPGGGGSGPG; from the coding sequence ATGACCTTCTCTATCGTCGCCCGCTGCCCGACGACCGGCCGCCTCGGCGTCGCGGTGGCGACCGCCGTGCCCGCGGTCGGCTCCATGTGTCCGTTTACGGGGGCCGGCACCGGCGCGGTCTCGACCCAGTCCTGGGTCAATCCCTATCTCGCGCTCGACGTGCTCGACGCCATCGCCGGCGGCCAGTCTGCGCTGGCGGCGATGGAGGCGGTGCTCGCCGGCGACGGCTCGCGCGAACTGCGCCAGATCGGCGTGGTGGACGGCGCCGGCGCGGCCGCTGCCTTCACCGGTGCCGACTGCACACCCTGGTGCGGACAGGAGGTCGGCGACGGCTTTGCCGTGCAGGGCAACATGCTCACCGGCCCCGAGGTGATCGCCGCCATGGCCGCCGCCTTCCGTGCCGGCGAGGGGATGCCGCTCGACGAGAGATTGATGCGCGCGATGGAAGCCGGCGACGCCGCCGGCGGCGACAAGCGCGGCCGCCAGTCGGCGAGCCTTCGCATCCAGGGCGAGGAAGCCTATCCCGCGCTCGACTTGCGTGTCGACGAGCACAGGCAGCCGGTCATGGAGCTGCGCCGCGTGCTGGAGATCGCGCGCCTGCAGCTCGTGCCCTTCGTGGAAGGGATGCCCCGGCGCGGCGTGCCGCCGGGCCCGGCGCCGGCCGAAGTCACCGCCATGCTGGCGCTCGCCCCGCCCGACCGGCCGGGCGGCGGCGGCAGCGGTCCCGGCTGA
- a CDS encoding ABC transporter ATP-binding protein, with product MSNALSVKGLSSGYAGAVVVREVSLSIAAGEILAVLGKNGMGKSTLLKAVMGFLPRMGGTVLIGGGEATRLPPHRVARLGVGYVAQEKALFQDMTVEENLRLAVRRPDFEVALAEVEASFPFLLQRLKQRAGTLSGGEQKMLLMARSLATGAKLLLVDEITEGLQPSVIDRLAGVIRSARERHGTTMLLVEQHLPFALAVADRWAVLDRGEIAETGASSEPDARERVLKHLSV from the coding sequence ATGAGCAACGCACTCAGCGTCAAAGGGCTGTCGAGCGGCTATGCCGGCGCCGTCGTGGTGCGCGAGGTGAGCCTGTCCATCGCGGCGGGCGAGATCCTCGCCGTGCTCGGCAAGAACGGCATGGGCAAGTCCACCCTGCTCAAGGCGGTGATGGGCTTCCTGCCGCGGATGGGCGGCACGGTGCTGATCGGCGGCGGCGAGGCGACGCGGCTTCCGCCGCACCGCGTGGCGCGCCTCGGGGTAGGCTATGTGGCGCAGGAAAAGGCGCTGTTCCAGGACATGACGGTGGAGGAGAATCTGCGCCTCGCCGTGCGGCGCCCGGATTTCGAGGTCGCGCTGGCGGAGGTCGAGGCGTCGTTCCCGTTCCTGCTCCAGCGCCTGAAGCAGCGTGCCGGCACGCTGTCGGGCGGCGAGCAGAAGATGCTGCTGATGGCACGCTCGCTGGCGACCGGGGCGAAGCTTCTGCTCGTCGACGAGATCACCGAAGGTCTGCAGCCCTCGGTCATCGACCGTCTGGCCGGTGTGATCCGCAGTGCGCGCGAGCGTCACGGTACCACCATGCTGCTGGTCGAGCAGCATCTGCCTTTCGCGCTGGCGGTGGCCGACCGCTGGGCGGTGCTCGACCGTGGCGAGATCGCCGAGACCGGCGCCTCGTCCGAGCCGGATGCGCGCGAGCGCGTGCTCAAGCATCTGAGCGTGTGA